One Arachis hypogaea cultivar Tifrunner chromosome 2, arahy.Tifrunner.gnm2.J5K5, whole genome shotgun sequence genomic window, CAAAAATCGTAATTGAAAATAGTTATCTCACGGCATGAGGAAATGTCAGGATCTGTCTCTCGAATGGACACCACTGAGAAAACCTATGGTACAGGGGCGGAGCTACATTGTAGCAAAGGGGGGCAATGgcccccctaattttaattttttacatgtaaattatatgtaaatttcagtttagccccccttaaaattttattttagtcttattttattatataaatattgttGGCCCCCCTTTAATCTTTAATCTAGCTCCGCCCCCTGCTATGGTATATCCACAAAACTAGGAGAGGAGTGCATCCAGCTATGTCGGTGGTATCTCGATGTGCTGCATGGCATAAAGAGTAGTACATCCATGCAAGCACAACAGATCCCCAAGACATACCGCAGTACCTCTGGAAGTCCTCCAATAGTAGAAGCTATCTGATATGCACCTGATTTTTTGACTTCTTGGTCATCAGATAACCATCGATCAACAACAGGATATAACACCTCATGTATTGTCGGAGGGTGGCTGCATCGGCAGTAGCTGGGATATGTCAGACCCAATCCCGAAGCCATGTCATCTTGATGAAAAATGATTCCTTCCTCTGCGCACCATACTACTAAGTATGAGGAGGTATGGCACCTAAGAGCTCCTCCACCCACTCCTAGGTCAGGTGCTGATACCACATTTGAAAGTCACGCAAGCACCCACTGGCTCTCTGTGCGTACGAAACCCAAGGTGGTACGCAACGTCTTGCAATGTGATCGTGTACTCATCCCAAGGCAGGTGAAAAGTGTGGGTCTTCGGACACCAGAGCTTCACGAATGCAGTAATAAGAGAGTTGTCAAAGATAAAATCCCTGAGTTGCATCGTGTCGTCAAAGCCAGCCTCCCTCAAGTAAGAGAGAATGGCATCTGAAGGTGCAAGAGTATGGCTCACTCGCCTAAAAAATAGTAGACGTGATCTCtgctaaaagataaaaatatttcaataacaaatttatttcaattgtaaaaaattttattttgaaatcaaaatatataaattaatgataaaCAATTATTTCAcatttcaaaataattaattataaaatctaatatttaaaaaatttatcaaacatcAATGCAacatattcaaaattaaaattaaaaatataaaatttgatttaaatacatgcaaaaatgaaataaatatttaataaattaattaaattaaatttaaattaattaattaacatttacTAATTTCTACATTCCACAACCtaacaaattttaataacatGATAATCTAATCTACATGTATAACAACACTGAATATATAAAAGTATCCTAACTATAATTACATGTTTAATTACTTAAAAGAGGAAAACAGCAACACTAATCTCACAAAACGATCGCTCTCACAATGTGCCAACTCATGTTCAGGTATTTGATGTCTCCGTCTCGTGCATCCGCGTGAGCCATGAAGTTCGAGTATCTCACAAATATCAAGAGATATGTCCAAGAAAGAGAGAAATTAAGGTAATGgacaagaaaaataacaaaagagacgTTGTGAACGAGTTCCTTATATAGGCGCATCTAAGCCTTATCTCGTTTACGATATAAATGAAATAAGGTTAtgtatatctcatttacactgtaaacaagataaaaCACATTTCACAACACGTGTGCAAACTTGATACAGTAAACAAGATATACACAACTTTATCGTGTTTCATTGTAAAtgagataaataaaaagatgaaaatCGATAAAAACGCTATAAATTAcctatttcaataaataaaatatttaatttatttatttaaaaaaattcattaaacaAGTATAATACATTATAAGCTTAATAAACTGATAAAGTCTAACAAAAAAGTaattaaaaggaagaaaaaataatGGTAGCTATTCCAATGAAGATTTTATAATTGTTATTATGTGAAGAGATTTTATTTTGACCATTGGATGATAAATTATAGGATTTgagttttatatattataaaagtgTTACCTTTATTTAAGATGTGACTAAACAAATAAGTAATACTTTTTAAACAAAGATCATTgtaaaaagatgtttttaacaTCTTTATTGAAATATTTGCCAAAAATAATAACTTGATACGTCATCAATTCATGACATTAAAGACGGAAAACATCTATATGATCACATAAAAAAGATGTTATAAATGGAAAAGAGAAATACAAAAGGAACATACAGTTCTTTAACTCACTAATTAAAAATACTACTTACTTAAGCATCCAAATATTTTACAGATTGTCCTCCTAATCTAATACAAACTCAATGTGGATTAAGATCTCTGTTactcataaattcgaaaaatcTACTTCAGATACAAACATATAATTTTTCATTTTCAGTTCTACTTCAAGGTGTGAAATTTTTAAACTTTCGAATAACCGAGTTtgaatataaaattgatctttgcttttttttattccttattaaaaaataaaaatttcataaaaaaataaaacaatatcaaattttcaaaataattttaattatattaaaaaattatatcatattaGGATAAAGTATTCTTTTTGTCcctgaaattttttaaaagttttaaaaatactcttaagttttaatttgttttaattttattcttgatGTTTTAAATATGCTTCAATTATAtcctttttgttaattttttgataGTCAACCAATAGTCaactttttgttttcaattttaaccCATAATCCTAAAGTGTTTGGCAATTGACACACTGCCTAATTCATCCTCTCCTTTTCTTTCCAATCTCATTTCATTCCAACAGACCAACACCCCCACTTTTCTTTCCAACCATCGCTCATTCTCTCATCCATCTCTCTCGCTGCAACCAccggcaccaccaccaccaccaatctCTATCTTCGTCTCtcactctcttttctctcatgcCAACTATCATTCTCCCTTACTTCTCATTGTCTCACCAACCACCATGCACATTTTATCAATTCACACATTTGGCTCAATTGCAGAATGAAGTGCCAAAACTACAGCAATAACAACGAGTTGAAAACaccaaaattgaatataaaagaGTGATATTGacaaattaataacaaaatcatTTAGGCAATTAAACCCTAATTGTAGAtctgaacaagaaattaaatctcATCGTTTTCATTGGGTTGTTTCTGAAACCAGTTAATGTTCAAGATTTGGACATGggcagagagagagggagagttaaGGCTGTCAGAGAGGGAAGCCATAGCGCACATAACGGCGGACCTCGAGGCACAGTGAAACGTGGACGGCGAAGCTCTGAGCGTGGTGAATCGCGAGCGGCGAAGCTCCAAACGCAGTTAATCGTGGATGGTGGAGCATGAGATTGAGGCACCGTGAATGGTGGATGATGTGTGAGACTTGAGTGTGTGAGACTGGGAGAAGAGAAACGTGTGAATGATCGGTATTCAGGCCCTGTCTTTTGCTACTTTATGATCATGAAAATGGAGATGGATGAGTGGTGAGGGAGAAGGATGAATGATGTTGGAGACGAAGATGGagattggtggtggtggttggtggtCATAGTTGGTGGTGGCGCCGTGGCGCCGGTGGTTACAGCGAGAGAGATGGATGAGAGGATGAGCGATGGTTGGGAAGAAAAGTGGAGGTGTTGGTCTGTTGGAATGGAATGAAATTGGGAAGAAAAGGGAGAGGATGGGAGGATGGATTAGGTAGTGTGCCAACTGCCAAATACTGTTAGAATTAGGGgtgaaaattgaaaacaaaaagttGACTATTGGTTGACTatcaaaaattaacaaaaaggatataattaaaacaattttaaaacatcaaggataaaattgaaataaattaaaacttaagagtatttttaaaatttttcgaaaacttcaaagacaaaaagtatactttaccccaTCATATTATTATATCTCATTGCAAATGAGTTAGTTTAGCATAGCACATGTTCTTAAGATGAACAATATACTTAAatataacagaaaaaaaaaagcaaaaaatgcaTGGTCATAATAATAGACACgcaattaaagcacataatacaaaaattctaaaaaaaagttaaaaagatttacaaatttaaatttgtgaTCATATTACTATACACTTCAAAAGTTTATAATTGGTAGACCAATTAAATGGTTGATGATTTGGAGACTTAGTAGCAATATAAAAGTTGTAAAACAAGAAATCCAAAggaaaattttttgtaaatttacCACAAAAAATACTACTTCACGACACCTAGAGATTGAAGTTTGCAAAATTAAAAGACGAAAACTCGTTCTCTATTAATGAAGAAAAATGTTGAAAATCCTAATTAAACTCCTTAAAGTCAAATCACATTCATACATAAACATGTAAatgtatgatttattttattaaaatattttgaagaatattattatttaaaaaaaatataaaaatttgtagTAGAAATAAACAATAATCTCTGAAcaattatttattgaaaaaaattcatGAGtcaactaatttaaattgaaatttttcaTCATCCATATCCAAACAAttgttttagataaaaaaattatttagatatattacacttaaataaaaaaatttcattatgCATTTgttttatggaaaataatttctttattttaaattcaatatttttgttattgagtTACTATTTCATACCtactaaatttaataattattgattctagcaatttaaatttattttaatgtctTCTCCACAATCTCAAAAATACGAACGCTTCAACTTAAAAACTACGGGTTGGGAGTACTCATCACGAAAAGtcatgaaattaaaaaataaaaaaataaaaaaaatcaatttaacatTCAAAGAATGAAAATATCGACTTTTGATCCTAGAAACATAATATGAAAACTTTGATTTAGAAAATGTCTAACTCCCAAGCCCATAAATCGTAGGGGGTAACCTACGATTGATAGAAGTTATGGTTAGAGTTTGGACTTTTTAAGAAAAGTAAGCAAAATAAAAAGCTCCACCTTAAAGGATGAGATGCTTAGGTTAAAATTTGATCGAAAAACATTTTTCGAAAGAAAGATATACCAAATTTGAGAGGTTTATTCTAGAATATTTCTACAAATTCAATACTAAGAATCAGGTTTAAGTATATGAAAAATTCTAAGAAATGGGTTTAATGATTAAATATTCTCTCGAATtccaaaaaaatattacaaagagGACATTAATTCTTTATAACTCATTCTAATATTTATTAACTCAACATTATGAATTTAATTGCTACATTATAACCACcattttattgttaaaaaaatattataacattAACTACCAAGAGCATCATATGATACTATAACAAAGCATCAAGCAGCttaattatgttaaaaaatacTCATTGTCTTAGATCAACTAAATCTAAAAGATATCTCATAACCTTAGAATGACATAAGGAGAGAAGCTCACATCATCACAATCTCATAACATATGCACTATTCTAAATACGTGCACTCAAATATAATCTTTATCTTAGTTTTTCTTGTGATTTATGATAACTTGAGCGTCGGAATCCTTGTAAATATACTCTCTAccattaaaaatgataaatttaaaatattcgaAATAGGAAAATAATGACAATATCGTGTCTTCAACCTACTCTCTATAATTTTATTCACATCATTCTTAAATTCGGAAGGACAAAATTAGTTCTGAAAATTTGGATATGCTATGTCATACATATATAAAATGTAAATGCTTCAAAACATTCATTATCCAAATATTATAGGAAATATATATACAATCTCATGTTGATTATACTAATTAACTTTCCATAATTCCATTAATTGTCATTTAATTATTCTTTGGCATGCTACACCAAGTACCACCAAATCATGATCATAGTACAAACTCATATCACTTAGATTTTAACTAGTCTTTATACATTATTAAATGGATTTTTGTAATAAGGAGTTCTTTTCAATTTGCATGGCCACCATTGGGTCCATAGTTCTGTTGTTGAGGAAGTTAGAGTACCAAACAGAAGAGAACTTAGGTTGTCTCCTCAAAGTGGGGTCCTTCAAATCAATGTAATAAAGGCCATAAGTGAATTCATATCCACTCAATAATTCAAACACATCCATGAACGACCATACAAAATAGCCTCTTATGTCAtgtccattcctttcaacaatcacaaaaataaaagattaaaaattgaATTAGCAAAGGTTCAATAAACTTTTATGAAAAAACAGAAAACtgctaaaaataaaaatggaactACTACCTTAGCATATGAAGTATACTTCCAATGTATTCTTGTAAGTAATTTATCCTTGGCCAGTCTTCCAGTGATGAATTTCTATGTTTTTGTTGGCCTGTGAAGTCCATAGAATAATTACCATAATCATATCATTCTAGGATTGGTTTCTTTGACAAAAGAATGATTGGAAGCTTTTGAGTTTTGAGATCTTAGGTTGCGTTTGTTTACAAAGACATGATATTGAGATAGGAATACAGAGACATAAAATTATGTTTGACAGAGGAGATATGGACAGAGATAATGTAttcagagacactgaattagtgtattttgtgttcaTCCTGACAGGAAAGACACAGAGAAACTAACAAggaacacaacttattttttattttttcttttattattcttgttaatttttcataattatattttttattattatattttttatctcaaatttttaaataaaaaaatgagaataaattaaattttcataatttgtttcagtttatcaccaaataaaatacaaaaatataaaattttgtatttctgtctATCAGAATCTTATCCTATTTTTTTCTCAATGTCTTGTCGTATCATGTTCTTAGAAACCAACGAAGCTTTAATGTCATCGGAACACAATAATCAATAGAAATTTAATCTAGTCCGtcttgattattttaaaaaaacataaattattcTTAAAGAGAAGTCAACGTCATTTGCATAAATAGACGAGTGTAATGATGAATTTCATCAATTTTCAAAAGATTAAACCAATTTAATTTGTTCTCAAACGAGACAAGACAAGAGAAGCAAACCATTTTCGTGAATGTAAATTGGAAAATTTCCATAGATATTCTTCAATGAGTCAAGCAACCCTTGCAAAGTCCATGGAGTAATTGGAATCTGAACCGTACCAGCCAATCAATTAGTTAGTATAAAACATCACCCATTCATAaagattaaaagataaaatttacagtaaagtatatttttttatcgaaatttatcaaaaaattttaaaataattttaaaatttattttgttttaattttattttaaaaaatttttatttatacttcTGACAgttaaattatcaaaaaatttaaaaccaatccACCAACAATAATGTTTGATATTTATTTGTGTTAAAAATTGTCTTTGTGAAGCTATTGCTAAATtaatcataatttttaaaaaaaattaactgtgAGATATGTATTTGatgtaaataaaatttttaaaataaaataaaatttaaaaatattttaatactttTGACAAGGATAAAAAAGTTAAATGCTGCTATTACCTCATCAGTAGATGCTTCGTTTGAGGTATAAACTAcattaaaaaaagaatataatTAGAAGTTTTTATTTCTCAAACTTAAATAGGTGATAGCTTTAGTGTCaagtaaataaagataagaaaaataatagatgaacaaattatttttataattaagtttaactaatcttttttgtctctcttttttcttcttctttttcttgaactAAAATTACTGATAatctttaaattattaaactaacttGGTTGaacttaattatcaaaataatttgaTCATCTAGCATCATCCAATAAGATATAATATAAACCTACCTATAAATTCCGCCGCTATATCTGCAGCATAGTCTCTTTCCTTTATATATAAGCTTCTAGGATTGTCCTTAACATAAAatgaaaagtaaaaatttattCCTAGAAAATCAATGGAACCTTTCACCAAATTTGATTCACTTTTTGTGAATATTGGGAGCCTTGAGCCAACATTCTTTTTCATGGTTTCAGGGTAATCTCCAAAAGTAAATGGATTCAAAAACCTACAATCATAAAACACATACAAATCCAATTGAATTATGTAAACAGAAatatagttataattaatatCTTAATTACTTACCACCCATGATAGAAGTCTTGAGCCCTCTGAACAGCAGTTATATCTTCACTAGAATTTGTCAGAGGAACAAAACCATAAGTAATAAGATTAAACCCAATAAATCCATGTTGCTTGAACTGCATGAAACATAGGTTGCTTAATAGTAAATTTATAAATAGATTTCATATATGAATTATAAGATttcatactttattttattacatTCTTACATAATCTAGggttcttattttaaaatttatatgatTTTCTTTTATATAGGATTGTAACATACCTCTTAAGTTTTATCTtacttgaaaaattttataatgtTATCACTTATAATATCTAATTCAATTATGTATTatagaaaattcaaattaatctgATATATGCTATGACATGTTTTAAGgacaaattattaaaaatacaattttatattttttatacaaattcttttaattaataatttatatactcTTAAAATACATGTTAGCTAAATTGTTAAATTATTTTCGGATTAGATTCTCGAATTTGATCTAACCAGAGCCTTATGTGTAACATCTTCACAATTATGTTACCAAATTTAGAAGGAAGATCAATATGAATGAAATAGTAGACATTAAAGTAGTATTTGAAagagagactgagagacagagattaa contains:
- the LOC112750415 gene encoding beta-glucosidase 11-like isoform X2, giving the protein MWKKGFVGVELLLLLVLVGSSVILVVDGLRRDEYPPHFVFGASTSAYQVEGAADEDGRKPSIWDTFAHAGNANMYKGNGDTGCDQYHKYKEDVQLMTKMGLDAYRFSISWSRLIPDGKGPINQKGLQYYNNLINELISQGIQAHVTLHHWDLPQALEDEYGGWVNKKIVKDFTAYADVCFREFGDRVKHWTTMNEGNAFAEGGYDIGFLPPQHCSPSSIFNCSKGNSSTEPYLVTHNMLLAHASAATLYRNKYQFKQHGFIGFNLITYGFVPLTNSSEDITAVQRAQDFYHGWFLNPFTFGDYPETMKKNVGSRLPIFTKSESNLVKGSIDFLGINFYFSFYVKDNPRSLYIKERDYAADIAAEFIVYTSNEASTDEIPITPWTLQGLLDSLKNIYGNFPIYIHENGQQKHRNSSLEDWPRINYLQEYIGSILHMLRNGHDIRGYFVWSFMDVFELLSGYEFTYGLYYIDLKDPTLRRQPKFSSVWYSNFLNNRTMDPMVAMQIEKNSLLQKSI
- the LOC112750415 gene encoding beta-glucosidase 11-like isoform X3; translation: MKMEGSQAYGIPLHMPAMFTANMYKGNGDTGCDQYHKYKEDVQLMTKMGLDAYRFSISWSRLIPDGKGPINQKGLQYYNNLINELISQGIQAHVTLHHWDLPQALEDEYGGWVNKKIVKDFTAYADVCFREFGDRVKHWTTMNEGNAFAEGGYDIGFLPPQHCSPSSIFNCSKGNSSTEPYLVTHNMLLAHASAATLYRNKYQFKQHGFIGFNLITYGFVPLTNSSEDITAVQRAQDFYHGWFLNPFTFGDYPETMKKNVGSRLPIFTKSESNLVKGSIDFLGINFYFSFYVKDNPRSLYIKERDYAADIAAEFIVYTSNEASTDEIPITPWTLQGLLDSLKNIYGNFPIYIHENGQQKHRNSSLEDWPRINYLQEYIGSILHMLRNGHDIRGYFVWSFMDVFELLSGYEFTYGLYYIDLKDPTLRRQPKFSSVWYSNFLNNRTMDPMVAMQIEKNSLLQKSI